A portion of the Apium graveolens cultivar Ventura unplaced genomic scaffold, ASM990537v1 ctg2931, whole genome shotgun sequence genome contains these proteins:
- the LOC141700800 gene encoding uncharacterized protein LOC141700800, producing PDVTKKTDSTRYAVPALRFQTCRLLSGNVWNRELTIIQRRILRKLRNKKRSIKRKIYSRENINSYIQSQTTRKLPLFHGDLPITEMHRGRERTSYIPFLLNPETRSDVIPVRLRFRETIPQARQPISHRKVCVNNGMVSITHFKVSRGDIISFLENDARARGEEIRRSFYIEISVEKIIGKFRDHPVRMWRRTKTEWFRLLKTKRGCRLLLKDRFLQHTDKIASYPYYYAVGVLLQRWLFKLLMVYLILNSLGMVIISLANLFPSIAIVPHISGLVAPLYMVPGTPEVDCTLRLGQPEVDCALRLGQPEVDCALHRVEQAPSFNFKELGGGEGPSSSEGAAVHGEVGRPPFHLELAPLIETKLRQYCLRRKTVELFPSSNLSNLDYKKLSLDFVERYKGKMISENQLDERRTLYSSLYSCDSVLFTFLKEKF from the coding sequence CCCCGATGTGACGAAAAAGACTGATTCAACGAGATACGCCGTGCCTGCATTAAGATTTCAAACTTGTCGTCTACTTTCAGGAAATGTTTGGAACAGAGAACTTACAATAATACAACGCCGCATTCTCCGAAAATTGAGAAACAAGAAGAGATCTATTAAGAGAAAGATTTATTCGAGAGAAAATATTAACAGTTACATCCAATCACAAACTACACGAAAGTTGCCCCTTTTTCATGGAGATTTACCCATCACAGAGATGCACAGAGGAAGAGAACGAACTTCATATATCCCTTTTCTACTCAATCCAGAAACAAGATCGGACGTTATTCCGGTTCGTCTCCGTTTTCGTGAAACTATTCCTCAAGCAAGGCAGCCGATAAGTCATCGAAAGGTTTGTGTGAATAATGGAATGGTAAGCATTACTCATTTTAAAGTGTCCCGCGGTGATATAATATCTTTTCTTGAAAATGACGCGAGAGCCCGCGGTGAAGAAATAAGGAGATCCTTCTATATCGAAATCTCAGTTGAAAAAATAATAGGCAAATTCCGGGATCACCCGGTAAGAATGTGGAGAAGAACCAAAACAGAATGGTTCCGCCTACTCAAAACTAAGAGGGGATGCCGCCTACTACTAAAAGACCGGTTTTTGCAACATACGGATAAAATTGCTTCTTACCCTTATTATTATGCGGTTGGGGTTTTGCTTCAACGATGGCTTTTTAAATTGCTTATGGTGTATTTGATTCTCAACTCCTTAGGAATGGTAATAATTAGTCTAGCGAATTTGTTTCCATCTATTGCTATTGTCCCGCATATTTCAGGGCTTGTCGCGCCCCTGTACATGGTTCCTGGCACCCCCGAGGTGGATTGTACGCTGCGTCTGGGTCAACCAGAAGTGGATTGTGCGCTGCGTCTGGGTCAACCAGAAGTGGATTGTGCGCTTCACAGGGTCGAACAAGCGCCCTCTTTTAATTTTAAGGAACTTGGGGGCGGTGAAGGACCCTCTTCCTCCGAAGGAGCGGCAGTGCATGGAGAGGTGGGTCGGCCTCCCTTCCACCTGGAGCTTGCTCCTCTTATTGAAACTAAACTACGCCAATACTGTTTGCGCCGGAAAACTGTTGAGTTATTTCCAAGTTCCAATCTTAGCAACCTGGATTATAAGAAGCTATCACTTGACTTTGTTGAAAGATACAAGGGCAAGATGATCTCGGAAAACCAGTTAGACGAAAGAAGGACACTCTATAGTTCCCTGTACAGCTGTGATAGCGTCTTGTTTACTTTTCTAAAGGAGAAGTTCTAA